DNA sequence from the Xenopus tropicalis strain Nigerian chromosome 4, UCB_Xtro_10.0, whole genome shotgun sequence genome:
CAGCAGGAGCTTCGACTAAGCGTTCAGAGGTACTTGAGttccatttttttatttggctAAATCTGTTATATATTATCTCAGTGCCCTTAAGCCTACAGACCAAAGAAATCAAGTGCTTCATAGTACTACTTAGACATGTGTTtttcatacttaaagttaaacaCTGTAGGGTGCTAATTCGTTGGACAGACCCAGTGACATTAGCCTTCTGGCCAGGGCTTCTTCATGTCTTCCATGAAAAATGCACCAGCGCCCACTCCGTAATGTTAAATCCATTTCACCTGTATCCCCTGCTCAGAAGCATTTGCGATATGGTACTGTTGGTGAGCTTGTGCCTGCCCAGGGGATACTTGCAAAATGAATCAAACATGGTGGCACAGCTCTCCAGCAGAAAGTGCTTCAGGCCAGGGCGATTTATATGGGGGACACAGCAGCCCACCATATTGGcacccttaggggtatatttattatgctgtgtaaaaagtggagtgaagcattaccggtgatgttgcccagggcaaccaatcagcacttagattttaacagttacaaaaccaaaacaaagcatctgattggctgctacgagcaacatcactggtaatgttttaatccactttttacactgcatgataaatatacccatggTTTGttaacttttctttctcctttaaccagaTAAACAATTTGGTGGTGAAAATGTCATGGATATTCATTGCATCTCCCACAGGTCCATTTAAAAGCCTTGCAAGATATTATTGCTATtcctgtttttaatttattttaagatACAGCTACTTTTGCTTTGCAGGGTAACCATAATGCTGATCAGGGTACTGAAAATACCAGACGGTCCCAAAAGGACATCTCCTGCTCTAGGACACCCAGAGCTCAGGCTCCCTCTATGCTGTTTATGAAAGCATTTCAAGATATCATAAAGAATCCTGAGAGAACACAGTCACTGACTAGCACCCCCAAAAAAAGACATAGAGAGAAAGAAAGTGATGAAGAATCAAACAAATTTATTCTGAAAGAGAAGGGTAATGATACAAGCACAGCAGAGACATCTTATAGCCCAGAAACAGAGAGCAAGACCTTGCCTGGGGTAAAAGAGACTGTAGCATCAGAGCATCAAGAAGAGAATGATGAAAACTGTGCGGAGTTGCTTGATTCTAGCCCTGCAACCCCAGAGCTTCAACCTGAGCCAGGAGCTGATACACAGCAGGAATCTTCACGTCTTGTATTTCTGTATGATGAGGATTCTGACAAAGAGGGTGACAAGGTGAGAATTTGTGTGGTGAGCTGCACAGTACATACTTTGGCATGCTCATGGGTATGCTTTCACAAAAGCAGTGTATTTTACTTAGACTAATTAATTGGCCACAAAACGGTGATTTAACACAATATTTTATGCTTATTTAGATGGGACAAGGGTGGGGGAAGTGGCTGAATTTGTCATTGGTGTTTCCTATTATCTTAAATAGAATAGGAAATAGAATGGCAGTTTAAACCTGAATGTTCCAAAGTCTCTGGGCTGAAAAGCACCAATGCTCTCATGCAATTTTCTATTTGAGTTATTGGGAGACAGTAGTTTGAGCTTTTCTGCTAGCTGAATTTATCCTTGGTAGAATGGACTCTTATAAGTTATATTTCCTTAGTATGATTTTCTGTTTTCTATTTGTGCAGGAAGATGTTTCGGATAAGGATCCATCCATTGGTAGTGACTTCTCTGATATTGAAGATGTGGTGTCGTTGGCTAGATTTTCACAGGAAGATGAGGTTCTTCCTTCCAGTCCCGCCACACAGGAGACCTTCGATGTGTCTTCTCATTACGTCATGTACCCACTGCACCTCTACAGAAGCCCATGGAGACATTACATGGAAAGGTCAGCCAGTAGCTCCACATATGTGCCCAGAACCGAGGAGAACACTTGGCGCCAGGATGCAGCCAACAGCAGCCTTATTTCTGAACATTCTGCTAACATTGTGGATAATACAGTTCTTAGTGTGTCAAGCGATAGTGATAGTGCTGGAAGCAGGCGCCGTGAGAGATCTGGCTCCTTCGATACCTCTTGGACCTATGGGAACACAACTAAGGTGATGAGAAGGACATCAGAGCCATGCCTCACAGACACTATTAAACTTCCCAAGTTCCTGGAGGATGGCTTCATTGACACCCACTGCCACCTGGACATGTTGTTTTCAAAACTCTCATTCAGTGGCTCTTTTACAGAGCTTAGAAGGAAATACACCACCACATTCCCTAGGGAATTTCAGGGCTGCATTGCTGATTTCTGTGACCCGGGTACATTACACAAACACCAGTGGGAGCATTTGCTTGAAGAGGACATGGTCTGGGGGGCATTTGGTTGTCATCCTCACTTTGCACAGTATTACAATGACAAAAAGCAAGAAGAGATTTTGAAGGCAATGAGGCATCCGAAGGCAGTTGCCTATGGAGAAATGGGTTTAGATTATTCATACAAATGTTCCACTGAGGTATCAGTGCAGCACGAGGTGAGACTGGGTGTAGCAATGACTGGATTCTGTGTGTTCATTCTGAGTGAAACCTGTGCTTTGTAGGACAAATGTGCATAGTACATACTAAGCATAGTGGGGCTGTTTTCATGGATTGTGCCACTTGTGGTGTTATGTGACCTATGATAAAGAGGCAATGGACATTGGACGTGGATTGCTTAGCTTTCAGTTTAGttgttatttttcatatttttattaattaagtATTCAattcattgaccccagcagccagacaGTAGTTTATACAACAAAGCTGGAAAGGCTGgatttcaaataattcaatttaatttatttatgacTGCATGGTGTTACAACTGCATTAGCCTTCTGAATCAGCTCTGCCATGTTCAAGGTGCAGTATCTCCAGGGttgcccagtgtcaataggtgGGCTTGTGAATAATTCAACAGAAGAAGTAGGATGCATACTATGGCGCTACTAGGTGTGTGTTTGGACGCAAGTACTAACAAATGGCATTGCTCATACCGAATGTGAATTTTGCGCCTATAAACAGtggggaacccaggagctactgcCCCCTGAGCATGGCAGCAATTCCAGGGCCGAGTCATTAGGtgcagcagacttgtgccaaAAATAAACATCATGCCCTAATGGTATTTTTGACCGCACACACACCAGAATGGTCTATACTGCACTGGGATTGTAAATGGCCTTTTAGTGCAGTGACACATCCCTTGTTTCCTTTCCCCTGGCTAAAATGCAAATCATCAGTGGGGAAACATATGTAGTGCAGTTATTTTCCAAAGTAGCCGGAAGTTTCCTCGATGGGCAGCTTTGGGCTATGTTGCAAAGTAGCTGCGCTGTATATTTTTTGCCACCAgcaatttgcatttta
Encoded proteins:
- the tatdn2 gene encoding putative deoxyribonuclease TATDN2 gives rise to the protein MASSSNNLRKHRWSSPPEMSPNKYLKRSESDPPRRVSYTTSEESERPPQASVRRVTISPRSAAPSESPRFRNEDSEEHSARAKGRIRPSLHTSSVNESTLKVTSAGASTKRSEGNHNADQGTENTRRSQKDISCSRTPRAQAPSMLFMKAFQDIIKNPERTQSLTSTPKKRHREKESDEESNKFILKEKGNDTSTAETSYSPETESKTLPGVKETVASEHQEENDENCAELLDSSPATPELQPEPGADTQQESSRLVFLYDEDSDKEGDKEDVSDKDPSIGSDFSDIEDVVSLARFSQEDEVLPSSPATQETFDVSSHYVMYPLHLYRSPWRHYMERSASSSTYVPRTEENTWRQDAANSSLISEHSANIVDNTVLSVSSDSDSAGSRRRERSGSFDTSWTYGNTTKVMRRTSEPCLTDTIKLPKFLEDGFIDTHCHLDMLFSKLSFSGSFTELRRKYTTTFPREFQGCIADFCDPGTLHKHQWEHLLEEDMVWGAFGCHPHFAQYYNDKKQEEILKAMRHPKAVAYGEMGLDYSYKCSTEVSVQHEVFEKQLKLAVSMGKPLVIHCRDADEDLMKIMKKCVPRDYKIHRHCFTGNYKVIEPFLTEFPNMAVGFTAVLTYPSAQEAREAMKQIPLERLIVETDAPYFLPRQVPKSLCKFSHPGLAMHTVQEIAKTKNLSVKSVLATLLQNTNRLYSL